One window of the Chthoniobacterales bacterium genome contains the following:
- a CDS encoding DUF3108 domain-containing protein: MKFFSAALAVVLLIVAPARAGETDWRSQLEPATPGKFPALPGVRMEFKFGWSNVLEAAKAEATIENRGDKYEARVRGGTEGLARALWPLDAQHSATLQAQPLRPIRIAQLERYRKRTVETQVRYDAKGLSRMRKTSDSKDPGKWKRLTFAPIYDVIGGVLFVRSQPLEVGDTIGLVCFPGDSPYVAEVHVEGRETVRCMGRNWPALRLSLEVRRLEVESKRPTKAVKYAKFRSGTIWVSDDDLRIPLRAEVNVMVGFVYGELTEFKRL; the protein is encoded by the coding sequence TTTTTTAGCGCCGCTCTCGCCGTCGTCCTGTTGATCGTCGCGCCTGCCCGGGCGGGGGAAACGGATTGGCGTTCGCAACTGGAGCCCGCCACGCCAGGAAAGTTTCCGGCGCTGCCCGGCGTGCGGATGGAGTTCAAATTCGGCTGGTCGAATGTGTTGGAAGCCGCGAAAGCCGAGGCGACGATCGAGAATCGCGGCGACAAATACGAGGCGAGGGTGCGCGGCGGGACCGAAGGGCTCGCGCGGGCGCTCTGGCCGCTCGATGCGCAGCATTCCGCGACGCTGCAGGCGCAACCGCTGCGGCCGATTCGGATCGCGCAGCTCGAGCGGTATCGCAAACGCACCGTCGAGACCCAGGTGCGCTACGATGCGAAGGGGCTGAGCCGCATGCGCAAGACTTCGGATTCCAAGGATCCCGGGAAATGGAAACGGCTGACCTTTGCGCCGATCTACGACGTCATTGGCGGCGTGCTTTTCGTGCGGAGCCAGCCGCTCGAGGTCGGTGATACCATCGGACTGGTCTGCTTCCCGGGAGATTCACCGTATGTCGCCGAGGTGCATGTCGAGGGGCGGGAGACGGTGCGATGCATGGGGCGCAACTGGCCTGCGCTGCGGCTATCGCTGGAGGTGCGTCGGCTCGAGGTGGAGAGCAAGCGGCCCACGAAGGCCGTGAAATACGCGAAGTTCCGCTCCGGCACGATCTGGGTGTCCGATGACGATTTGCGCATCCCGCTGCGGGCCGAGGTGAACGTGATGGTCGGCTTCGTTTACGGAGAGCTGACCGAGTTCAAGCGGTTGTAG